Below is a window of Agrobacterium vitis DNA.
ACGAAACGAAGATTGGCGCAAACGTCTGACTTAAGGAATTGTTCCTCCTTAGGCCCGACGAGATGACAGGATCACAAGATCCATCGGCAATCCGTCAGCGTCAATGGTCCCCGGCCAGAAGCTTGGCCGCCGCCGCTCTTGCCTCATCCGTCACGGAAGCGCCTGCAAGCATCCGGGCGATTTCTTCGCGGCGATGGTCGGGGCCGATCATCGCAACTTGGGTGGCGATCTTTTCCGCATTGCCGCTGGCCGGTCCCTTGGAGATCAGCAGATGCGTGGCGGCCCGTGCGGCCACCTGTGGCGCATGGGTCACCGACAAGACCTGGACGCGCTCAGACAGCCGCTTCAGCCGCTGGCCAATGGCATCGGCCACAGCCCCGCCGACACCGGTATCGATTTCATCAAACACAAGCGTTGGGGCAGAACCGCGATCGGCCAGCGCCACTTTCAGCGCCAGCAGAAACCGCGAAAGCTCACCACCGGAGGCCACTTTCATGATCGGGCCGGGCCGTGTGCCAGGATTGGTCTGCACATGAAACTCGACCAGGTCGATACCGTCTGCAGTCGCATTGTCGGCATCTGCCGTGACCTCAACCATGAAGCGGGCGCGCTCCAGCTTCAGCGCAGGCAGTTCATCCATGACCGCTTCGGCCAGCGAGGACGCGGCGTTCTGGCGTTTCTGCGACAGGGATTGCGCATTGGCGAAATAGACAGTCTTGGTTTCGGCGACGGCTTTTTCCAACGCGCCGAGCTTTTCCTCACCGGCATCGAGATCGGCGAGATCTGTGATCATCTTTTCGGCAAGGGCCGGAAGATCGGCCACAGCGACCGAATATTTGCGGCCAGCGGCCCGCAGCGCAAACAGCCGTTCCTCGACCCGCTCCAGCTCACGAGGATCAAACTCGGTACGGCGCAGCGCCGATTCGACCTCCATCTGCGCGCTCGACAAGGTGTCCAGCGCCGTACCCAGCAGGCTGACCGTGTCCTCCAGCAGGCCCGGGGCTTCGCCGCTCTTGCGCTCCAGGCGGCGCATCAGCGAGGCGATCATTGGCACGGGCGAAGCATTGCCATTCAGGAATTCACTGGCCTCGGCGATATCGCCAGCGATCCGCTCGGATTTCTGCATCCGGGATCGGCGCTCGGCCAGATCCTCTTCCTCGCCATCCTGGGGGCTCAGGCCTTCCAACTCCTCAACCGAGGCCCGCAGGTAGTCCGCCTCGCGGGCAGCAGCCTCGACCTTGGCCTTGTGGATCTTGAAGGCGCGCTCGGCCTCACGCCAGCGGCGATAGCTTTCGCCCAGCGCCTGCGCTTCTTCAGTCAGCCCGGCAAAGGCGTCCAGCAGCAGACGGTGGGCAGCGGTATCCACCAGCGCCCGATCATCATGCTGTCCATGGATTTCGACCAGATATTGCCCGGCCTGGCGCATCAGCTGTACGCTGATCGGCTGGTCGTTGACATAGGCGCGGGTGCGGCCATCGGCGGATTGCACCCGGCGGAAAATCAGGTCGCCGTCGTCATCGATGCCGTTTTCGCGCAGCATGATGCGGGCCGGATGGCTGACGGCGACATCGAACACCGCCGTCACCTGCCCCTTGTCTTCGCCGTGGCGTACAAGGGAGCCATCGCCGCGCCCACCAAGGGCCAGCGATAGACTGTCGAGCAGAATGGATTTCCCCGCCCCCGTTTCGCCGGTCAGCACAGACAGACCGGCCGAAAAGTCAAGGTCGAGCCGCTCGATCAAGACGATGTCGCGGATCGAAAGCTGGACGAGCATGAGTGTTCACATCTCTCCGAAGGCGACGGTAAACCGTCTGGAAAATCAGGATGAGCCCAAAATCTTTTTGCCAGCTCTGGAAATCCAGCTCTCCTGGGCTTCCCGCGGCTCAAGACCACCGGTTTTCAGCAGTTCGAAACTATCCTTGTACCATTTGCTGTCAGGATAGTTGTGACCCAGCACGGCAGCCGCCGTCTGTGCTTCCTGCACCACGCCCATGGCATAATAGGCTTCCACGAGACGCGCCAGCGCTTCCTCGATCTGGTTGGTCGTCGGATATTGCTCAACCACATTGCGGAACCGCTGGATCGAGGCCAGATATTCCTTGCGCTCCAGATAATAGCGGCCGATCTGCATTTCCTTGCCGGCCAGCTGGTCGCGGGCAAAGCGCATCTTTTCCTGGGCGTCGGACACATATTCGGAGGTCGGATAGTTCTTGACCACCTTATCCATGGCCTCAAGCGTCCTGGACGAGAATTTCTGGTCCTGGGTCACGTTGGGGATCTGGCGCCAGTTGGACAGGCCGATCAGATATTGCACATAGGCCGAATCCTTGGTCGACGGATAAAGCGTCATGTAGCGCGTGCCGGTCGAGATGGCCTCGGTATATTTGGCCTGGCGGTATTTGACGAAAGTGCTCATCACAAGCGCCTTCTGCGACCAGTCAGAGAACGGGTTCTGCTTGTCGACAGCGTCGAACTTGCGAGACGCTTCAGCAAGATTGCCAGCCTTGATGTTGGCCAGGCCTTGATTATAGAGCGTCTCCGGCGGATCGGTCTCGGCGCCGAGCTTGGTAATGTCAATATCCTTGTCGGTATTGCAGGCGCTGAGCAGCGGCGCAACGCCGGCGATAGACAGGCAAACGGCAAGCATCCGCGCTGATTTGTTGATCATGGAAGACTTCACTTCACTCATACGACAGATCCCGATTGCAGCGCTGCTTCTAAAAGCCATCGCTTCCGCTTGGCGTTTTAGCCATAAAGATAACGATAGGGCAACGCAATGGTGATGTTTTAACGCATTTTTATGGCGTGACGCCACAATCTGCTGTTTTATTTTGGACAATAGAGCATCAAGCAGAAAACCGGAATCAGCACGATGCGATAGCTTTTTGCTTTCATATCGGATTTATCCGAGAACCGGCTCTTAACTGTCGCTCCTATATTATAGCATTCAATGAAATGCCTGAAACCAACCACACGAAAACGGCGCCTTCCGGCGCCGCTTTAATTCAACTGATTCTATCGCCACTTCGCCAAACACAGATCTCCGCGAAATGATGCGGCGAATCTTCAGGCCGTCCAAGGTGCGAAACCCGGTGCATTGACTGCCACGAATTCCCGCACTCTTGCCTTGCCGCTCCGTGCGCCGGGTGCTTCCACCACTTCATAGGCTGAAGCGTCCGACAGCAGCGCCTTCAGCGCCAGCGAGTTCATTTTGTGACCGCCGCGATAGGAGCGGTAGCAGCCGATGAACTGCGCGCCGGCCAGAGCCAGATCGCCAACAGCATCCAGCGTCTTGTGACGGGCGAATTCGTCGGGATAACGAAGACCCTCGATATTGACGACCTTGTCGTCATCGGAAATCACCACGGAATTTTCGAGCGACGAACCAAGCGCCAGGCCTGCGGCCCACAGGCGCTCTACATCACGCATGAAACCAAAGGTCCGGGCGCGTGACAATTCCTGCTTGAAGCTCTGCGGTGTCAGGTCACCCTGCCAGGACTGGCGGCCAATCAGCGGGCAATCGAAATCGATTTCCACTTCAAAGCGCGTCCCCTCATAGGGGCGAAACTCCGCCCAAGACGCGCCATTATCGACCCGAACCGGCTTCATCACCCTGATATAGCGGCGCTTGACACCGAGGCTGACAATGCCAGCCTGCTCGATAGCGTCGATATAGACGGCGGAGCTGCCATCCATGACCGGGGTTTCCGGTCCATCGACCTCAACTACCAGATTGTCGAGACCGAGCGAATAAATGGCCGCCATCACATGCTCGACGGTGGCGACCCAATGGGTTGGCGAAGAGCCCAGAACGGTGCTGAGATCGGTATTGCCGACCTGAGAGGCGACAGCCTTCAACTCGGTAACGGAACCATTGGCATGCTGGCGGTGGAACACGATGCCAGTTCCGGCTTCGGCAGGCAGAAAGCTCATGGTAACAGGCTGACCGGAATGCACGCCGATCCCCTTCAGGGTGACCGGTTGAGCGATAGTCGTCTGGAAGCTCAACAAACCGATTGCCATTAACATTCACCTTTCAAGTCTTCAAATCCGATCCGAGGCCGTGAAGGCTGAACCGGCTAGTCATCTGCCCGTCCATGCCCTTGCGTAACCGCCGGGCCTCGTCGCTTCTGAAGCGCCACCCAACCGCTCATCGGTCTGCCTGGCACTCTTCGTTATCAGGGATATACGTTTGGAAACGCAACAATCCAAATCAATGTTTCTTTCCGATTGTTACGAAACCGAATCCTTGAAAAAACCTTGGAAAACTGTGGATTAACGGCACTGTCTCAACAAGAAATCAGCAACTGAAATAGGCAGCATACAAGCAGAAACCCGGATCTTTCGATCCGGGTTTCAAAACAGTGTCTCTGGCGAGAGACTCAGAGTCTGGCAGGTTCCAATTGAACCAGCCAGACTCCGGATTTTTTCACATCGTTTGTCTTTTCGGGAAACCCGGGTTCCACTTTTCCCTGACAAATCTTAGCTTGACCAAACTTTAGTTCGACTGGCGGCGCAAGAAGGCCGGGATTTCCAGCTGATCGTCATCATGGGCCGCGCGCTGCTGCGGCACCTGACGACCCTGATCGTCCAGACTGCCACGACGCGGTGCGTAGAGGCTTGCTTCCGGCGACAGCGGACGACGCTGCTGCGAGGCGGCAGCCGGTGCTGGTGCAGTCATGTCGGAAGCGACATTGTCTTCCTGACGGCCGAGCGAGTTGGTGATGCGGCGCAGCAGCCCCATCGGACCACGATCCTCGGACGCCTGCTGGGCGGCAGGCTGGTTGCGGTGGTCCAGCTCCGCCTGCACGACCGGCGAGAAATCCTCGACCTTCGGCATGCGGGACTGTTCGGGCTGGCGCATGACCGGCGCGGCAGGTTCCTGGCGCATGACAGGAGCAACCGGCTCCTGGCGGAAGGCTGGCTGTGGCGCAGCAGCAGGCTGCATGGCAGGCGTTGGCTGCGGCGCACGGGCTACCGGCTGTTCCGGAGCGGCAAACGAGGAGAACAGCTTGCTCTGCGGGCGGAAATCGTCAGCAGGCTGGGCAGCAGCAGGCTGCTGCACCTCAGGCTGGGCATGCATGGCGGCCTGACGGGCGACAGCGATTTCCAGTTCGCGTTCCATTTCAGCTTCAGCATTGCGGATCTGCTCGGCGACCGGATCAAGCGGGCGCGTTGCAAAGATCGACGGAGCTGCGGCAACCGGAGCTGGAGCTGGTGCCGGGGCAGCAGCAACAGGTGCTGGCTGAGGCGCCGGAGCGGCAGGAGCAGGTGTGAAGGCAGCGGAAGGACGAATCGCTGACTTGGCAGAGATCGTGCGCATTTCAGCGCCGCGGGCTTCCAGCGCATTGGCGGCGCGGTCGATGCCGGTGGCAACAACCGATACGCGGATCAGGCCTTCCAGCGCTTCGTCGAAGGTGGCGCCGAGGATGATGTTAGCGTCGGCATCCACTTCTTCGCGGATACGGGTTGCGGCTTCGTCGACTTCGAACAGCGTAAGGTCGCGACCACCGGTGATGGAGATCAACAGGCCCTGGGCGCCCTTCATCGAGGTTTCGTCGAGCAGCGGGTTGGCAATGGCAGCTTCGGCAGCCTGAAGCGCACGGCCTGGGCCGGAAGCCTCGCCGGTGCCCATCATGGCGCGACCCATCTCACGCATCACCGAGCGAACGTCGGCGAAGTCGAGATTGATCAGGCCTTCCTTGACCATCAGGTCGGTGATGCAGGCAACGCCGGAATAGAGAACCTGGTCGGCCATCGCGAAAGCGTCAGCAAAGGTCGTCCGGTCGTTGGCAATGCGGAACAGGTTCTGGTTCGGGATGACGATCAACGTATCGACCGACTTCTGCAGCGCATCGATACCGGCTTCGGCCAGACGCATGCGGCGCGCGCCTTCGAAATGGAAGGGCTTGGTGACGACGCCAACCGTCAGGATGCCTTTGTTACGGGCAGCCTGGGCAACGACCGGAGCCGCACCGGTGCCGGTGCCGCCGCCCATGCCGGCGGTGACGAAGCACATATGTGTGCCGTTCAGGTGATCGATGATCTCATCGATGCATTCTTCGGCAGCTGCGCGGCCGACTTCCGGCTGCGAACCGGCGCCGAGGCCTTCGGTAACATTGGCGCCGAGCTGGATGATCCGCTCTGCCTTGGTCATGGTCAGGGCCTGGGCGTCGGTGTTGGCAACAACGAAATCCACCCCCTGAAGACCAGCGGTGATCATGTTATTGACGGCATTGCCGCCGCCGCCGCCGACGCCGAACACGGTAATGCGCGGCTTGAGTTCGGTAATATCCGGCTTGTTCAGATTGATGGTCATGTTACCCGTTCCTTCTTTCCCTGGCCGCATCGCCACGCTAGCCATGTCTTGTCTCTTGATCGCGCGCCCCGAATCGATTTTTCACCCGCAAGGCGCAGGTCCTCAAAAACTCTCTTTCAACCATTGTCCCACGCGCATCATGCGGCTGTTGCCGGAGCCAGAGGAGAACAAGCCTCCCTGCCCCACGGCGATCTCCTGATCGGCCACCTGCGGATAGATCATCAGACCTACCGCAGTGGAGAAAGCCGGTCCCTTGGCCGCCACAGGCAGGCCAGAGACCCCCATCGGGCGACCAATCCGAACATTGCGGGCGAGCATCCGCCGCGCAACTTCCGGAAGACCGGTCAACTGGCTTGCGCCACCGGTCAGAACCAAACGCTTGCCGACCACGGGGCTAAAGCCCGATGCGTGGATTCGGTCGCGAATCATCTCCAGAGTCTCTTCAATACGCGCTTGAATGATTCGCGTCAGCAAAGAACGTGGAACCTGGATCGGTAAATCGCGATCGTCTTCGCCGATTGGCGGAATTGCAACAACATCGCGCTCCTCAGAGCCATTGGCAAAGGCCGAACCATGCACGACCTTCAACCGCTCCGCATCCTCGATGCGGGTCGAAAGACCACGCGCCAGATCCGTGGTGACATGATGGCCGCCAATGGCGATGGCATCCGTATGGATCAGCTTACCCTCGGCAAATACCGAGATCGTTGTGGTGCCGCCACCCATGTCAATGGCGGCGCAGCCCAGTTCGACTTCGTCGTCCACCAGAGCGGCAAGGCCGCTGGCGTAAGGCGTCGCCACCAGGCCCTCGACCGTCAGATGGGCGCGGTTGATGCAAAGCTCGAGATTTTTCAGCGCCGGCCGTTCCGCCGTCACCACATGCATGTCGACACCCAGCGTATCGCCGAACATGCCAAGCGGATCGCGGATGCCACGCTCGCCATCCAGCGAAAAGCCGGTCGCCAGCGAATGCAGCAGCACGCGGTCACGACGTTGCGACTGGTGGCTTGCAGCCGACAGAACCCGCTTGAGATCGGCGCTTTCCACTTCCTGGCCGCCAAGATCGATGGTGGCGGTATAAACGTCCGAACCGATCCGGCCAGCCGAAACATTGACGATCAGGCTGTCGACAGTCAGGCCCGCCATGCGCTCGGCGGCATCGACTGCAAGCCGCACGACGCTTTCTACCGATTCAATATCGGAGATCACGCCGGACTTCATGCCACGTGAACGCTGGTGGCCGATGCCGATCACTTCGACATGATGGGTCCGGCCTGGCAGGACATCGCTTTCCTTGCGCGGCGTCAGCCGACCGATCATGCAGACCACTTTGGTAGAGCCGATATCGAGAACCGAAACGACATGGCTGCGCTTGTGCGAGAGAGGTTTCATACGGGGCAATCCGAAAGAGGAACCGAAGACGCTCATGTCTCTTTCTCCGCCTTGGCGAGGGCCTTGGCGCGAGCCGTCACCGCAGCCTGACGGCGCACCAGCGCTTCGGGCGTCAATTGGACGGTCATGCGGTCTGAAAGGCGAAGATCAACGGCGGCAATGTCGCGGTCCAGCAATTGGTGATCCGCTTCCATCTTCGCCAGACGCGCCATCGCGCCATCGACATCGTCTTCCGGCAACCTCACCACGACGCCATTGTCGAGATAGAGATCCCAGCGACGGCTGGCGACGCGCACATAAGCTTTGACGCGACCGGTAATCTGAGGCCAGGTCGCAAACTCTCCGGCAATGTCCTGGGCTGCCACTTCGGCATCACGGCCAACGAACAGCGGCAGGGTGGCAAATTTATTGTCACGCAGCGGCGCGATGATGCTGCCGCTCTTTTCGATCAGCGACAGGTCGGTGCCATGCTGCCAGATACCATAGGCCTCACGTTCCTTGATATTCACCTCGATGGTGCGCGGATAGATCTTGCGAACCTCGACTTGCTCTACCCACGGCAGATCCGCCACCTTACGGCGTGCGTCGTCGGCGTCGATAGCCACCAGGGAGGTCGCACCATCCAGACCCAGCGATTGCAGCACATCGATTTCGGATGTGTGAACATTGCCCGACAGCTTGACGTCTTCAACCGCAAAACCCGCAGTCGAGGTCATCGCTTCGGCAAAGTCCGGCCAGTGACCACCCTTGACGATACCGTAACCACCGACAGCAAGAATATAGGCTGCGAAGGAAACCTTGCCGAGATGCTCCGGCACAGCCACCCTGCCCGAGCAGAGAGCGACGACGAACCGCATCAGCCGACGAACCGGGCGCGGCAGGGCCATCAAACCGTCATCCGCCAGACTGGGCGCGCGATAAGGTGCAGCCTTGCTGCCCTTTGCCGATTTTTTGGCGCTTACCGTGAACACGACGCGTCCTCCACCATCCAGCTGACGAATTCACCAAAGGAAATGCCCGCATGCGCGGCCATTTCAGGCACAAGCGAGGTCGGCGTCATGCCCGGCTGGGTATTCACTTCCAGCCAGATCAAGTCGCCATCTTCGGAAAATCGGTCGTCGTAACGGAAGTCGGACCGACTGACGCCACGGCACCCGATCGCGTTATGGGCCCCGACAGACAAGTCTTGTATTTTTTGGTAAATTTTCGGTGAAAGTTGCGCAGGAATGACATGGGTCGAGCCGCCCGCAGCGTATTTGGAGTCGTAATCGTAGAATGTATTGGCCTTGGCGATCACCTCGGTCACAGCCAGCGGCTTACCATCCATGACACCGCAGGTCAGCTCACGGCCAGCCACATAGGATTCAACCATTACGGTATCGCCGTAGCGCCACTCCGAGGAGCCAAGGATCTGCGGTGGATGCGACTGATCCTCCTTGACGATCACCACGCCGAAACTGGAACCTTCCCGCACTGGCTTGACGACATAAGGCGGCTCGATCGGATGGATATTGCCGATCTCAAAGCGCGACATCTGCCGGGCAAAAGCCACGGGAATACCCGCCGCCGCCGCTACGATCTTCGCCTGCGCCTTATCCATTGCCAGCGCCGAGGCCAGCACACCGGAATGCGTATAGGGAATGGAGAGATATTCGAGGATGCCCTGAATGGTGCCATCTTCACCGAAAGGACCATGCAAAGCATTGAAGACCACATCAGGCTTCAATTCCTGAAGCACGCTGGCGATATCGCGGGTGACATCGACCCGCGTCACGCGGTAGCCCTGCTCCTCAAGCGCCGATGCGCAAGGGGTGCCAGAGGCCAGACTGACTGGCCGCTCCGACGAAAATCCTCCCAGCAATACGGCAACATGCTTCTTAGCCATTCACGCACCCAAACAAAACAATCGCGGTTTTCCGCCTTACCTTTGCGCCCGACTTGCGGCGCGAATCGCGCCGGTTCATGCACCTGACATGATAAAACGCCATTAAGGTTAACGAACCGTTTACAGGTGTTAACGGCCAAAAATTACTTTTATTTTTCTGGGAGTTATCGAGGGGCGCCCGATGGGTTCGGCCCCAGAACGGAAGGCGCAGGCCCTCAGTGAAGCAGGCCATGCCGATGGGTGAGAACAGAGACAGCACACTGGGTACCGGCAGCGACATGATGGCCGGAATAACAAAAAGCCGTGCCGAGGGAACAATGAGAACCCTATACAGCACGGCTTCAAATTCATCGATCACGTCAACCCGAAGAGGGTCAACGCTTCATCAAGGCTTGGAAACAGACGAGCAGCCCGATATCGAAACGCAACTTAATACGTTCGATGCGAAGCCGCACATCCGTATCAGGGTTCCACAACGCCTGGAACTCGCCGTCCATCGGGAAGCCGGCAGCTACAAGGCGCGCCAGGCGGCAGTGGCCTGCGAACCGGGCAAACCAGCGGCGGCATACCGCGCCGTGGCGGCGGTGCGACACAGGATGGCGGCGGCGGCATTGCCCCCGGCCCCGGGGGCACAGGACCTGGACCTGGTGGCGGTGGCGGCATTTGTGCAATGGCTTGCCCCGCCATTAGCACGATAGAACAGACGAAAAGAAACCGTTTCATAAATCCACTCCGGAAGCCGCACCGAATAAATCCTGTCATTGATGACGGGAAAATATCGGAGCGATTAAGTCAACAAATCCCACAGTTTGCACTTGTCGACATCGCGATTATATAAATATTTTATAAACAACAACAATGATAAAAGTCAATCTAAACTTCGTTCGTCTAAAGGCACACAGAGATGAGCCGATCGGTCATCCTGATGGTTTCCGACGATTTTCAAGCGATGTTCCCCGCATGACGATTGACCAGGAAAACACCGCTTATAGCGCCCAAATAAGCAGGACCAGTTGAAATTGCCTATGCAAATGCGTAAAGCCAACCGCTAACGACAAGTGCCGCATACTCTTTCAACATACGGCACGATTGCGAAAAACCACCATTGAACTCAAATTGGACCCCATCACCATGACTGATGCGATACGCACCGTATCGCCGTCCGCCGAGCCGCTGGCACCTGTTGCATTGAATTCTCCTGCACGAGTCCTGACGGCAAGCCTGGTCGGCACCACAATCGAATTCTTTGATTTCTACGTCTACGCCACTGCCGCCGTCCTGGTTTTCCCGGCGCTGTTCTTCCCCAACAGCGATCCGATGACGGCTCTGCTGGCGTCTTTTGCCACATTTTCCATCGCATTTTTCGCCCGTCCGCTGGGTGCTGTGGTGTTCGGCCATTTCGGTGATCGTATCGGCCGCAAGACGACGCTGGTGGCGGCTCTGCTGACCATGGGCATTTCCACCGTGGTGATCGGCCTTCTGCCAACCTATGCACAGATCGGCGTATTTGCGCCGTTGCTGCTGGCACTTTGCCGGTTTGGGCAAGGTTTTGGCCTTGGTGGCGAATGGGGTGGAGCCGTGTTGCTGGCCACCGAAAACGCCCCGGAAGGCAAGCGCAACTGGTATGCAATGTTCCCGCAGCTTGGCGCACCGATTGGCTTGTTCCTGTCTTCGGGCATTTTCTGGCTGCTGCTGCATGTGATTTCCAAGGACGACCTGCTGGCCTGGGGCTGGCGCGTTCCGTTCCTGGCTTCCACCCTGCTGATCGTCATCGGTCTTTGGGTGCGTTTCTCGATTTCCGAAACGCCCGCCTTCCAAAAGGCCATGGACGCCCATGAGCGGGTGGCTGTGCCGGTTGCCGAAATCTTTGGCAAATACAAGCGCAGCCTGTTCCTCGGCACCTTCGTGGCGCTGGTCACCTTCGTGCTGTTCTACATCGGCACGGCATGGCTGCTGTCCTACAATATCAAGGTCTTGCAGATCCCCTTCCTCGACGCTCTGGAAATCCAGATCATGAGCTCGGTGGTGTTCGGCATCTTCATTCCGCTGACGGCCAAGGTCGGTGACAAGATCGGCCGACGCAAGGCACTGATCGGCATCACCGTGATGATCGCCGGTTTCTCCTTCCTGCTGCCGGTTCTGCTGACCTCAGGTGAGACAGGCGTGGCAATCTTCGCCGCAGGCTCCATGGCCTTGATGGGCATGACCTATGCGTTGATCGGGGCAGCCCTTTCGGCACCCTTCCCCACCAATGTCCGCTATACCGGCGCCTCGCTGACCTTCAATTTCGCAGGCATCGTTGGCGCGTCGCTGGCGCCCTATGCGGCCACCTGGCTCCAGACCAATTACGGCATGGCCTATGTCGGCTACTATCTCGGCCTTGCTGCGGTGATCACGCTGGTCTGCATTCTCGCCTCTCGGAAGGGTGAAGTTTAAGCGTCTTAAAGCCCGGCACGCCGGGCTTCTTCTGGCGATATTGAATCAGATTCTGAACAACAAAAAACGCCGCCAAGTGATTCACCTGGCGGCGTTTTTTATGAATTCGCTGTTGAGTTTATTCGCTCGTCACGCCCATGAAGGGCCGCACTTCGCTGCCGGGCATGAACAGGCCGAGGCGCTTGATTTCCCATTGCAGCTTGATGCCGGACTGTTCGAATACCTGACCACGAATGGTCTCGCCCAGATATTCGAGATCGTAGGCCGTGGCATGGCCGACATTGATCATGAAATTGCAATGCAGCGACGACATTTGTGCGCCACCGATCATCAGACCGCGTCCGCCGACTTCATCGATCAATTCCCAGGCGGAATGGCCTTCCGGATTTTTGAAGGTCGAGCCACCAGTCTTTTCCTTGACCGGCTGCACGGTTTCGCGGTGCTGGCGCACGGCGTCCATTTCAGCCCGGATCGCGGATTTCTCCTGGGGGAAGCCCTCAAACAGACCGCTGATGAAGATCAAACTTTCCGGTGCCGAGGAGTGACGGTAACCATAGCCCATGTCAGCCTTGGACAGCACATGCAGATTGCCCTGGCGATCCACGGCCTCGACCTCAACCACCCGCTCTGCCGTCTCGCCGCCATTGGCGCCAGCATTCATCCTGAGCGCACCGCCGATCGAGCCGGGAATGCCATAGTAGAACGCGAACCCGCCGATATTGTTGTCCATCGCCATGGCGGCGATATGCTTGTCCGGGCAGATGGCACCGGCGCGGATGCGGTTTTCGCCTTCCAGCTCAAGGCCGCCAAACCCCTTGGCCGACAGGCGGATCACCACGCCGGGAATACCGCCATCGCGCACCAAAAGGTTGGAGCCGACACCGACAACGGTGAGCGGCACATCATCGGGCAGCAGTTTCAGGAAGGTGACCAGATCGTCCCTGTCGTGCGGCTGGAACATCAGTTCCGCCAAACCGCCCGCCTGGAACCACGTCACCCGGTCCATCGGCGCGTCCGGTGTCAACCGTCCCCGCAGCGCATCCACACCCGGCCCCAAGCGGGCCAGCAGCTTTTCCCCATCCACCTGTTTCATTCCGATTTTCCCGAAAGCGCTTGCAATTCTGAAGGCAGCGCCGCTGCCCATTGTGTAATATTTCCAGCCCCCAACAGGACCACAAAGTCACCCGGCTGTGCAATGGCCGAAATGATCCCTGCCAGCTGATCCGGTGAGGCCAAATAGCGCACATCGCGATGGCCGCCCGATCGGATGCGCGATACCAGCGCTTCAGAATCGATGCCCTCGATGGGATCTTCTCCCGCAGCATAAACTGGCGACAACAGAATACTATCGGCATCGTTGAAGCAATTGGCGAAATCCTCGAATAGACTCGACAAACGCGAGAAGCGATGCGGCTGATGCACGGCGATGATCCGGCCCTTGCAGCTCTCGCGGGCCGCCTTCAGCACGGCCTTGATTTCCACCGGATGGTGGCCGTAATCGTCAAACACCTGCACGCCGTTCCATGTGCCGGTCAAGGTGAAGCGCCGCTTGACGCCGCCGAACGTGGACAGGCCCTTGCGGATTGCTTCCTCGGAAATATCCAGCCGGTTGGCGACGGCAATGGCCGCGCAAGCATTGGAAATATTGTGGCGGCCCGGCATCGGCAGGGTCAGGTCTTTGAAGTTGAAAACACGGCCCGTGCGGCGACGGCGGATTTCCACATCGAAAATCGACTTGGTGCCTTCGTTGCGCACATTGAAAAACCGCACATCGGCCTGCGGGTTTTCACCATAGGTGACGACCTT
It encodes the following:
- the murC gene encoding UDP-N-acetylmuramate--L-alanine ligase; this translates as MKMPKSIGLVHFIGIGGIGMSGIAEVLHNLGHRVQGSDQAESANVQRLRAKGIEVFVGHKPENLGDAEVVVVSTAIKKDNPELVAAREKLLPVVRRAEMLAELMRFRNAIAIGGTHGKTTTTSMVAALLEAGQLDPTVINGGIINAYGTNARMGEGEWMVVEADESDGTFLKLPADVAVVTNIDPEHLDHYGNFDAVRAAFRQFVENVPFYGFGVMCLDHPEVQALVGRIEDRKVVTYGENPQADVRFFNVRNEGTKSIFDVEIRRRRTGRVFNFKDLTLPMPGRHNISNACAAIAVANRLDISEEAIRKGLSTFGGVKRRFTLTGTWNGVQVFDDYGHHPVEIKAVLKAARESCKGRIIAVHQPHRFSRLSSLFEDFANCFNDADSILLSPVYAAGEDPIEGIDSEALVSRIRSGGHRDVRYLASPDQLAGIISAIAQPGDFVVLLGAGNITQWAAALPSELQALSGKSE